From the Mangifera indica cultivar Alphonso chromosome 10, CATAS_Mindica_2.1, whole genome shotgun sequence genome, one window contains:
- the LOC123227097 gene encoding uncharacterized protein LOC123227097 isoform X2 yields MGKIHLSHKDHELELKSYKRPYFCSGCKEPGFGSRYRCGQCDYELHKHWNRSGEKRQRYCKACGKLVKGFVFHNEKKGWVLHPCCLKLPRKFTVDGVEFALHDEVLSTCIFCKRKKRERTVSDFRGWSYVSKTKNLHFHVSCSTEWKLEVWGKGATYDNEDSFPIKRMSGNIFIKMVTVIVKATVSIIFGDPAAALSAVFDLVAN; encoded by the exons ATGGGGAAGATTCACCTTAGCCACAAGGACCATGAGCTCGAGCTGAAAAGCTATAAAAGGCCCTACTTCTGCAGTGGATGCAAGGAGCCCGGGTTTGGATCTCGGTACAGATGTGGGCAGTGCGACTATGAACTTCATAAACATT GGAATAGGTCCGGTGAAAAGCGTCAGAGATACTGTAAAGCCTGTGGAAAACTTGTTAAAGGTTTTGTCTTTCACAATGAAAAAAAGGGATGGGTTCTGCATCCTTGCTGCCTTAAATTGCCCAGGAAGTTTACTGTTGATGGTGTTGAATTTGCTCTCCATGATGAGGTGTTATCAACTTGCATTTTCTGCAAGAGGAAAAAGCGTGAACGTACTGTTTCTGACTTCAGGGGCTGGAGCTATGTGTCGAAGACCAAGAACCTCCATTTTCATGTGAGTTGTTCCACAGAATGGAAGCTGGAGGTATGGGGGAAAGGGGCTACTTATGATAATGAAGATAGTTTTCCTATTAAACGAATGAGTGGCAACATTTTTATCAAGATGGTGACGGTAATCGTCAAAGCcactgtgtcaattatttttggTGATCCAGCCGCAGCTCTTAGTGCAGTTTTCGACTTGGTCGCAAACTGA